aaaacctaatacatatgtattaaatGTAAACTTTGCTGGTGGCATTTTTAACAATCTCATTCAGAAGCAAACTGGTACCCATTTCCAATATGCAATATCCCAAAAAAATACTGTACACTTTTTGTCTTAGACAACACATCAGACAATTCATCATACCAGTATTTATTCTTGGTGAAGTACCCGTACCTAAATATGCTAAAAGCtgtaagaagatgggtggataaggggTGTAAAATAGCCATACACGGTtggacaagctactgaaaaattaaaatatgaataaatctgatactgttttaaaaaaatcatttaaaacaatatatatttaacatatcattgaattttatcctataaatatgttcaatacttggaatatgtcaactcaaacaggcgtatacgtatcaaaacctgcaaatactgtcaatttttagaacttcaagacattttcttttatagagtgggtctgtgcttcatatttttctcatagtctgaATAAGGTCTAtcggaaaacaaaccgatttcaatcaacaaaaacgtggagagatgacccactatacaataaaaatatcattttgtatcccaacaattgaacgttttcaaaaaataatacaagtctgTAAATTCGTGATCAAAGTcacatgtaatatttaaacagcctactttgatgtgtctgaaatggctcagtggttagagtacctgacatATGCTAACTTTATATATCGAGGgttttatgttatgggttcgatgCTACCAAAATTtcaggcaatatttttttttcttatctttttttaaatttattaaaacatcaatatagttagaaattgtgcttttgcaaacttgtattataatataccggtatttgcatggatttaattgggaaaaagtaaattcaatattgtatttcactactaaaccagatgggcatttgcgccatcttattcccccatcttctttatttacaataacttaAATTACCATATTCtcaatatataaggaataaggaatcattctttgagtattatgagatgataattttggtcggggtgtgatcaaatccaataaagcccgaagggctttatgatagatttgatcacgccccgaccggaattatcatctcataatattcaaagaatgattagttattacttatatttaatatattattttaagccattgtacgattaactatttaaatataaataagcaaaccccactgACGCCCCAATTTGtagttatgggttttatagtacaaaatcgatacgtagtgttatcacaggcaatgacactggaaaatgtaaatatacacatATAATACACAATTAATATCATCAATTACAATACCATATGTGACACATAACAACATAAATTTCAGCATGCACTAAGTTTTTAGCAAGGAACATAAAATCTCCAAAAATGATACTCTTCATATACAACACACACATGCACACACTCTGAGATATTGCTGTAAAATCTATTATATTAGCAATACAAGGTACActtgacatttaaaaattctactCTTTTTGTTTAATCTCAAATTGGTCAAAACAAATCTTCTATGAACAGGCTAGTTGTTAAGAGCCACTTCACTAGTCGATCAGAAAGAACTCCTCATCTAATCTACTGTTAATCTCATTCGGATCcaaattttgtttcaggtgAAAAGTGGGGAAGGACTTGGACCTggtcctgaaaaaaaaacacaacaatgtCATCAGAGCCAAATTGGGTACAGTGACAACAAGAAATACTTTGGTGTTATTTTGCTACAGATATTCATTTTAGGAAtcacattaaatattttcaaattctaaattcaaacttgcaacttttaaaaatgttaattatatatacatgtataacaattaaaatatttgattattatttttatgtattatccAAAACAGGAAAAATCCCCAGTTTAACTTCTATTTTCAGAGTTGTTTATAGTACAGAAACATTGTCAGAAAACAAATGTGACATGATTCCACATGATACTTTGACAGGAGAGAGATAGTGAGCTTCCGATCAAGTGGTCCCTCATTGCAGAAAGAAAATTTGGGCCGGAGCTATGTCACTTAATGTTAGCATTACCACCTGTGGGAATTTATACTGGTATATACATTGGCGAACTATACCAACTGATTTACaactatattacatgtaattattgcaTTTACACTCACTTTATATGGATAACTGAGGAGATATTCAAAgagagatgtaaatataatgaaattcctCTTTTAATGTTTCCAGCTCATATGGGGTTAAGAGGTAATGATTTTTGAAGGAAAAATTTCCATAACCCTGAAATGTGATATGTACTTTTCTACACAACATGTGTTTCATGAAACAACAtggaaaatatttcattaattaaatatacaatCATGGGTATATAGTACATTAATAAATAAGTCTCCTGAAATAccttatagcgagcgcagctcgccggcgcgcagcgccggctagcgaagcgagctctaagaaccagtgtgcgcgggaaaaagaacgagctaaacctgcagttcatcaaacaaaattttttgtctacgtcccataatgctccctaatgttttcacccgtggtgctatgccaaaaatggccgacttttaactcgtaatttacggtgacttaaagtttgaagacacgttttgagtaccgcatatgctttggcaagactcaaaagatttgttacatgcttccataccttcgcaTTGAGttgagaaacgtaaacaaagatgaacaaagtcatggatgacgtcacagtgcattcgcgctatatttcccgcgataaatttagaggtggatcaaacatctgtaatgagtgtactggctatttcagtatagtctgcgatacctgcctcattgacatatgatttgtttttaatctttttttaatatagagattttatatatatatatatatatatatatatatatatatatatatatatatatatatatatatatatatatatatatatacacacacactaGCAAGAGCCATGCTTTAccgtcatatcgatccatttttaaactaattgtgcatgcatgtacagtaggcaggtataAGTATATgtgtagggaggaaataaacaataggacattttgacattttgagtCTATCATGTTTTGACGCAGATTATGCACATTAGAATACAACAAAAGTAAGCATGCTATATATGGttgtttagataatttattGTAGAAGAAAATGGTACTAAAAACTTTTGCATTGCATTTCGTATAAAAGCGAAAACGACTGCAACACACGGGAGGGGGTGGTTTACCTCATTCGGAGTTAGATAccttgtgttattattatactatagggtaatttttttctcagaaacaagtgcctgtgattttgaactaaataaaaaggaataaaatgaaaaaataaacaggtaaaaaaaattatgtagatattgcatatagtcagaccattagatttaaaagtgggaaaaaTTACACACTTACAAACAGGTacaggtctctctctctctctctctctctctctctctctctctctctctctctctctgggtagggggttgcgctgtatgtatcataaccattaaaattagtacctttggcatacttattgtagagcaatactctctcaaaaattctttgagttccttgatacctaaataaaactataagttgacaatgatgcaaggtatgctgcgctcgccagaacggtagcaccgtaaacatattaaatagggtatactgtacatgtacttgtatgcaTCTTTTCTTACTTGAAGAAACAGTGATCTGGCCAGTATATATGCTTGTCTCCAAAGCTAAAGTTCTCGTCTCCCACCAGCTCCTTTGCCCAGCTCGTGATATTGTGCTCAGGAAGTGTTCCTCCGAGCTCAGCAGGCAACACTTCTTTTCTGATGAACTGGTGAAGTAGTCCCAAGTTTATTCCATGCATATGTATCTACCCAAAAATTAATCATGCATTCAACTTCAAGTCACAGTTTGCAAGTCAGCAGCCGAATTATTTTTGACAGTAGTCAGAAGaagttttaaatcaaatatattctTATTCTTAATAGGAATTTTATATCTATATtcatacaaaatatttgaaatataaaagtaatTTGAAAACATAATTAAAGAAATTCAGTATGTTATTCTTCAACACAAACAATATGGTATACTAGCACAGATATCAAAATAGAAGTCCACATTTTTACATTAgggaaaaattaatttatgaacAACAAGAACTACCTTTCTTCTACTTTTTTCTTTGAGGAATGGTAGAATGATTTTACATATTGCCTCTATGTACCAGGGTTGGTTAACAAAGTGTATGGAACCAAATCGAGCCGGAAAACAGTCCTAAAATTATCAcacaaaacatcaaaacacaaacaaagtacatgtatcagtatattcattgaaatcaaaatttacattatacatgtattacatataaacaaaaatccTTGTTTCATCATGTGCCAGCCCCAGCTACTAGCAGTTTGCTTCAAAAGATTTTCTTCTATACTACTGTATATTTAATcctatactgtggtttcatcaatttttgttgaataccaattttcgtggatttcgttgtttagttgatccacgaaattaaatattcattgaagtgcattttttattaacattttgtattgatagggtcattggccacgaatttacgtatccttgaaactgtgattttcactttatccacgaaaattgatgcccttgaaaattaatgaaaccacagtaattaaACACCCCTCAAACTGCCTTATCATGGTTTGCAGGGTTAAAAGCGATACTTATAAACTTAGATTTTGGTATAATGATAGCATTATTCCAATCTATTTGCACAAATAGTATAGCCTTTTGATTCTTCAGAAGAATTATCTAATTGTAGGATGAGAATACACAAGCATCAACCTTTGAAATCACACAAATTGTCcaatcaattcaatttttttcaaaatttcctaCAGAAATGTTTACCGAGTAATCCAGCTAAACAAATCTTATCTAATTGTTTCCtacttatttcttttataaacttTAACCCCATTAGGGCCCATTTCTGACCCCTGGGGTTAAAATCTGCCATAAAAATATCAGAAAGCaatggttctggagaagaaaatttctaaattttctCATTACACCTTCActttttcttaattatctcccATTTGAAGGTGAGCTAACCCTTCATTTGAATCAACTTGAAAGCCCTTCCTCGGAGAAtactttgtaccaagtttggttgaaattggcctagtgattcttgagaagaagttttttaaaacatggaaCCCAATGTTCACttttttctaattatatatACCCTTTGAAGAGAAAATGGACCTTCATTTGAACGAGCTTGAAAGCCCTTCCCCCAAGGATGCATTTGTACCAAGTATAGCTTAATttagcccagtggttctggagaagaagatttaacaCCTAAGCCTATTTTAACTCTCCTTACAATTGATATCAATCCCTTTGAAGGGAACTGACCctttatttgaataaacttgaaagCCTTTTCCCGAAagatgctttgtgtcaagttaAGTTGAAATTGGACTagtggttttggagaagaagatgaaaatgtgaaaagtttacaacaacagCGACAATGACAGAccacggacaaattttgatccgAAAAGCTCTGGTGAGCCAAAAAGTGGTGTTCTAAATTAAGGACTATTTGAAAAGTTCATTATAAATgtctaataattaaaataacttgacagaaaaaaagaatcaaCATGGAAATCCTGTAAACTGTCAAATTGTATactataattttcataattaaaatggATCAAAgcattttgttgatttcaacCAATATAGCTGGTACAGTATTAGTTCATTGACTTGTGTATCATTATTTTGAACACAGGCTTAGTATATAATACAGGTTTGTGCAAAACCATCTTTAATTTACTTCTATGATGTTCTTTTATGCTTGTATCAATGTATTTCTTAACATGTACTCACTTGAAGTCCTTCAACCATTTGCTTTAAAACCTTTGGATTAAGTGATCTTGATTGATTAAATGTGAACTGGCTCCAGTCCAGGATGAAAACAAATCCATTTATTTGGCATGCCTCATCATCAATAAGTTTTTCCAATGTCAGCAGTATAGCTCTATACACCGACGGAAGCTGGTAACGGCCATTGTCCCAGTTCGCAGCAAACAACACAATGATCTTCCTGCCTTTCTGGTCACAGTTTGGTAAGACGCTAGGAAGACCATCATACAGTGAGGCTTTGATACCAGCTTCAGAAGCAATAAAGTTCTTAAAAAGACTTGGGTTGTTCTGGCGAAATTCAAAGTATCTAGCCAGTAACTTAAAGGACTCTACTGTGTCAAACTTCCTGGCACGTAAGAACCTCAGTACGAAAGCATCATCAGTTCTTAGAAATTCTATAAAGCAAAGTAACAATTACAATAAACACGTATATCAAACTAGCAagcatttaatttattcaaGTACCAGGGGTATAATAACAAATTGTATATATAGCCTTAGACCATATAGCATGTTAAATTGGATCCCCCACCTATGGCCATTGTATAACCCCCAGGGATTATGAGTATAAAAATAACTGAAATTTCTTCATACTGTTGCTTACAGTACCGAttagacccaacctaacagaaagtaaaccccaactaaaccctgggtttactccgggtctaaacccagagtaaacccaaagtaaacccagagtggacacagagagtaaacccagtcagaagGATACCCCTGAaaacagacgctaactgtgtattcggaacaTACAAGGGGCAAGAATAACAGGCAGTAGGGCACTAAgataaaagacgggtctgcttcacacttcagtgcgtacagttgacctcaaaagcaatttccaagtatatccaaagtaaaccctgagtaaacccaaagtaaaccccaaaagtaaaccagggtttagttggggtttactctggtgttaggttgggtctgacgGTACTGTACTTTCATATCTATTTCACGAATTATTTTCTCCATTTTCTTCATATGCACTTTTtacagttatgaaaattgtgtCACTCCCACCACCTTGTTGTTTTGAGTCTTTCTGACCTGACCCTCCAAGATGTTTGTATGACAGTCACTATATCTTGGAAAAGTTAATAAATCTTGATTATAGCGAAGTCTTAGGGACTAGTGGATTTACTTTGCTATAATTATATCCATAATTTGTTTTATCTGTataacaaatttgtttaaataagtaTTGCAAATTtgcaatatacatgttttctatGAGATGAAAACCGTCAAAACAATGtacttattaaaataaaatatatgtacccCCTAATTATCAGATGGTAAATTGCAGGATTTATGTAAAAAGTAAAAGGATGACTTCACTTAAGGACATGCAATATTTGcgagaaaataaacttttaaaacaagaattttTCTGTCAATTGCAGAAATGGTCAACATCTAAACTGCAACGTACAAACAAATTAGAGGAGAAAACAATGCTTTCCTCATAAAATGATCTTTTTCCTCAAAGATCAACACTGAAGGTGTTAAGTTCTCCTGGCAGGAGTCTAACAAATCTGTCAGGTCCAGGGGTTCATGCACCTACAGGTCATATATATTCAGTACCAATATGTAATAGGggtcatattttcatatatttacatctacaaagtATTATTCCCTTTATTTCTTACGGTAACctatatttaattcatagctctatagaaacagccagactgaaatctacacgccccatttattgattggtcgaaatctacagctgCTGAAACTGataagaaactgacaggacagatatagacacgccctgtttatcgattgatccaaacctacagcgacctagaaaaaatcacggactgcacaaaataatcatgacgatgtcagactcaaagtctcagaGGAggcgatttggctgtttcttttagctaacgtacttacgtacattgacagtaatttagtgaattttacttacttttcataatcaatttatcagttaactaaaagaaaaatgttaatataaacaataaaatgctttctttgatgattcattcgggttatgaaggtagcgatcaatgcagaaaaaatttacataacccgctgaCGCGggctatgtattttttctgcaatgtcgctaccttcatatcccgaatgaatcaccaaagaaagcattttattgtttaaatatatttatttgttaaataccTAGAACATATTtacttccatttcaattttactgttttcccaaaagagttatctctctttgattATTGAGAACCTGTGGATCgatatctaaaaatatattaaggaGTTTTCTGATCACGTGATTTAAATAAGAGTATTACGTATTTACCCAGAAATTACACCTGGTCAAACCAGTTTATTGTATTTTGCGCCATTTTTGGTATAGTGTTCACCGCAGCGAGTGTCCATATTTTTGttgcttacatgtacatctttcattgaaatttattCTGATCACCGGCTGCGGGTTTTCATTTCACAAATGGGTATTTATGtttctatgattatttttacattatttgattAAGATTGAAGTTTAAAGATGTGTAAAATTATAATAAGTGTAATTTAGATTTGGTTGATTTAAATCTTCGATAAATTTATTACCttattatatatgcatttattgtAAATCGTTTATAGAATTTATACACAGATTATTGCCAAATATTTAgtattgcttatatttatttttaggacCTGTTTTCTTCTTGAATAAATCAACGAACCCAGCAGTGCACTTcgtttgtttatacatgtacaagtgaccctgtttcaaatatatatattgtaacgAAATGGGAGAAATCAATGGCAGACTATCAAGATTCGAATCTAGGCCCCTTAAATCTCCAGTCAGGTGTTTTACCTAATAAGCTACCTGGTGCTGGCAATCGAATACCAATATTTGGCTGTGTTAATGAATTACGATTCCAATAAGCGTTTTTGGCAGAATGCCAAATGTCAAACATAGGTACATTCAGGAATGCAATAAATTAAATCCATGGTGACCTGttgaaacataggtaatcacagctagattacaaagctcaccttGACaaagcatcacctttatgaggcatcaccttttaTGACATCgtctttatcatattatatgaaaatcatagtaagttaatgatcttggatattcattaATACTGTTTTGACACCATATCGTATaatcaaatgttaaatttttttttcaataattatatGTTCATTTGTATAGTATTGTAAGATACAATTCTTATCATAAGCCAATAcaacaatataaaatatgatattgcatcctatgatactgtaaaatatatatcatatgatacaataaaatactgtaatatataatgaattatcatgatattgttaaataagatatgatattgtagcATATAATGATTTGGTATTGTATCatgtatacattattgtatttgaacAGATAATACATTGtcataatatatcatatatgacacaatataatatcatatgatacaatattgtatcatatacataatatgatatatattttacaatattcttatatatatatatacacatggtatttagcaatgtacttgatttagcggaagccacATTCCGCCAAAaatgctaaatagaatacacatccaaatgtaatacgtttgcagtatatccaagatatcttcattgaacaattatcccttttcactcataaaatttcacaggaacgaaaacaattttcttacggagatttgtaatgggaaatgtttacaccattcggaatacactcggaatacatcgcacaattttttaacattatcatccgggcttatttatggctgatgcaatgcaaaatctccgtagactttcaatttttggatgtgtattgaaacctgaagcagtagagggggcgtttcaaaacagataatctggacatttttcatattagagGATGAACGTaatttgagcacaaaggtattaaCTATTATTGagatatcaagcaaaaagtggtggaagcaaaaactcgggacagagtatagtttgGTTTATGCACGATATATTCACAACGTCATACTGTATTAATTTATCATAGGTACTATGACACATGTTATATGTTTtggatttatatatttaaacctgTAGCCAATGGCTACTATTTATAGCGTATAACCTGTAGAACAGGTATTCAAGTTAAGCACGATTTTCACTCATTCGAAGGCTTTTCTTTGCCGCATTTGCACAatccccacccacccacccactcACTTATatagtgacatttaaaaatcaagGACTGTGCACtatgtaaaatatgtaaaatgttttatttcagaaaGAAGTTTGAAGAATCTTTATGTATTTGTACGTGTAAATAAATGCAGCAAAATAAGCGCTTCCttcactatagtctgtcccaagacatcttggattcacattttgcttaattgcttgatatttataaatacctcagagttcaaacgatgttcattcaaaagtataaaaaatttccaagatttctcagtcgaaacgcccctgttagcgtatcaggtttcaatacaatgctaaaaaaatgtgatgtctacggagattttgtattgcagcaagcccggatgataacgttgaaaaattgcgcaatgtattccgagtgtattccgaatggagtaaagatgtaaacattccccattataaatctccgtaaggaatctgttttcgttcctgtgaatttttctgagtgacagTTGATAATGTGTCagtgaaattatcttggaaattatccctttcaactattacaagtgcacttctttcacaggtatttgtattttttttaaaaatcgtccaaatgtgctgcataaatatcttgggacagactataatcatgtgttttgttattattgtaaataatttatgttcggTTGAGTGGAACGAATAAGAACATAACAGCAATTAAACatgtgaaaataatatatactcATTAGATTGTTTACTTATATCTGGACGAGTCTCAATCTGCTCCTTTACATCCGCTATATCTTCACTGTGTCGACTCTGCTCCTCACCAAGCTCCTTTTGAGATTTCAGTAACAACTCTTCTGACAAACCCCATCCAAACTCTGCCATGTCATCTAAGACATCAActgacaaataaacaaaaaaaggtttcatcgattatacatgtacatatgtgcaGTTTtctagctataagctagacAGGCATCAAAACATgaatacatatatcatataccGGTACTAATCTCTGCAAGATTCGTCGAgattgaaaaattaagattaatcaTTCACATATTCATTAGGCATTAAATTGTGATGAAACTGCTTAAGATAAAATATTGCTGTGTAAATCAACATCATCACTATTATCCTAAATATTAAGCGTAATACCACTTATATAATCTCGCTACTGACATTTCTCGGTAAATCATTCGGCGTGACATCATGTGTTTCAGCATCTGTAGCATACGTGATGCACACCTTTATTACTCAAAGAAATATTGTATATCTCGggtaaaatgtaaatttctgTCCATCAGTTTTTCagataatttcatattttaatatttttaaggtCCGTAAAAAATAAGCTTTCATTTTTTGGGTTTCTAGTTCATCATGTTTCTCCTTGAC
This genomic window from Magallana gigas chromosome 5, xbMagGiga1.1, whole genome shotgun sequence contains:
- the LOC105335003 gene encoding clavesin-2 isoform X2, which encodes MAEFGWGLSEELLLKSQKELGEEQSRHSEDIADVKEQIETRPDIKFLRTDDAFVLRFLRARKFDTVESFKLLARYFEFRQNNPSLFKNFIASEAGIKASLYDGLPSVLPNCDQKGRKIIVLFAANWDNGRYQLPSVYRAILLTLEKLIDDEACQINGFVFILDWSQFTFNQSRSLNPKVLKQMVEGLQDCFPARFGSIHFVNQPWYIEAICKIILPFLKEKSRRKIHMHGINLGLLHQFIRKEVLPAELGGTLPEHNITSWAKELVGDENFSFGDKHIYWPDHCFFKTRSKSFPTFHLKQNLDPNEINSRLDEEFFLID
- the LOC105335003 gene encoding clavesin-2 isoform X1; this translates as MINLNFSISTNLAEISTVDVLDDMAEFGWGLSEELLLKSQKELGEEQSRHSEDIADVKEQIETRPDIKFLRTDDAFVLRFLRARKFDTVESFKLLARYFEFRQNNPSLFKNFIASEAGIKASLYDGLPSVLPNCDQKGRKIIVLFAANWDNGRYQLPSVYRAILLTLEKLIDDEACQINGFVFILDWSQFTFNQSRSLNPKVLKQMVEGLQDCFPARFGSIHFVNQPWYIEAICKIILPFLKEKSRRKIHMHGINLGLLHQFIRKEVLPAELGGTLPEHNITSWAKELVGDENFSFGDKHIYWPDHCFFKTRSKSFPTFHLKQNLDPNEINSRLDEEFFLID